The nucleotide window AAGCTGGCTAAGGGCAGAAGCTTTACAAAAGAGGAGGTAGACGAGTCTGCGGCTGTGGTTGTGGTAGATGATACAAGCGTAAAATCGCTCTTTGGTGGAGCTGATCCCATAGGCAAACGCATACTATTTGACCGCCAACCATTTATTGTAATAGGCGTGCTAGCTAGGAATGAAAATGGCTTTAACGATACGAGTATATTGCGAATTTATGCACCATATACAAGCGTCATAAACAGACTAACAGGCAGTAGATACATAAACTCAATAACAGCGCGCGTAAAAGACGACGTAAATGCGCAAGTAGCAGAGAAAAATATCATAGCCCTACTAGAGGCAAAGCACGGCAAAAAGGATTTTTTCACACGCAATAGCGACAGTATCAAACAAACCATAGAAGAGACCATCCGCACCATGCAATTGCTCATCTCTGGTATAGCACTCATATCGCTAGTTGTAGGCGGAATTGGCGTGATGAATATAATGCTAGTTAGTGTTACTGAACGCACCAAAGAAATAGGCATAAAAATGGCGATAGGCGCATACGCTAGGGACATACTACAGCAGTTTTTAATAGAGGCTGTGCTACTGTGTATTATAGGTGGAGGAATAGGAATAGGGCTAGCATATGCTATAGGCTACGTGGCAAACGACCTGCTTGGGTATAAGATGATCTTCTCAAACACCTCAATCATAGTCGCACTTATTACTTCAACAGCAATAGGTATAATCTTTGGCTACATGCCTGCTAAAAATGCAGCAAGCCTAAATCCCATAGATGCTCTTAGCAGAGAATAATACCTACTAAGTAATTGCAATAAATCAAAATAAAAAGCCTAGGGTAGGGTTATGGATAAGCTTTAAATTTACCCTGCTTTTTATATTTTAAAAATAGCATGAAAACTGGTGATAAATATTTAAATTTATAAAATTGTTGTAGATATTTTGCAAGTATTTTTCTACCCCAAAATCCTGGCTGGGTGGGGTATGATATAAATTTATAACAAGAAAACCCTTAAGTCTCACAAATGTAATGATTTTAGCTAAAACATACCTAAAAATTATAAATTTCAAACCATTATATTAGTAGATATTTATTGTTCATATAGCAGTGAAGTACACTTTGCCTTACCTAATATATTGGCAATTGCTAAAAAATAGCGACATTAGGCTTGTACCGTAGTTTAAGTTTGCAATTAAAAACAGCATTATTCTTTAAAAGAGTATAAATTTGACTAACCATTAAAAACAACCTAGTAACAAGGTAAAGTCTTATTTTTTAGTATTATTTCTATGGGTTAATAGTGCACACACTTTAAGTCCATATAAAAATATCACCCATGATATATGCACCCAAATCAAGAAAAAAAACATAATAGAAAACGAGCCATACATACTAGAATAGGTCTGATTGCTTGTGGCATAATAAATAAAAGCCGACTTGCAAGCGTACCACACCAAGGATGCCAAAAATGAGCCTAATGCGGCGTATTTGGCTGGCAATGGATCGCTAGCAGATATAAGATATGTGGCAAAAAATATGGCCCATATTACCAAATATGGAAATATTGAGAGGATGTTGATCCAGCTTGTATACTCGCTTGAACTTAAAATATCTTGCGCTTTTGATGATAGATAAAAGCTAAGCGCAAGCCCCAAAGGAGCCATGGTAATCAAAGTCCAGTAAGAGCTTAATGAAGCCCAAAATCCCCGAGGCTTTTGAGTATCCATTATCTTATTTACAACATATTGATAATCAGTAAAAAACATAACAGATGTTAAAAGCATAGCCCCAAATCCTACCAAACCAACGCCAAAGCTATTAGTTAGGAATTTCTCAACATATTCGCTTACTACCTCTTGATGACTAGGAAGCATTGCAGTAAATATGAATTTTTTTATCTTTTCATAATAGTTTTCAAAACTAGGAAGCTTTGTAAAAATAGAAAAAGACAGCAATAATATGGGGATTATAGCGGTAACCGTGTGAAAGCTAAGACTTGAGGCATAGTGCATAAGTTGCTTATCTTTTATACTTAGCACAAGGGTTATAATATGCTTAAATTTATTCAAATTTTATCCTTAAAGTGTAAACATAGCTTTAAGTTTAGTAAGCGAAAGTATATATTTTAAATTTACAGGCGGAAAAACCGCCCATAAATTATAGCCCTTCAAAAGGATTTGCTACAACCTCGTTTGTAGACACTACATAAGGTATTATAGCTGCATGACGAGCTCTTTTTATCGCTCTTTCAACCATTTCTTGGTATTTTTTAGATGTACCAGTTAAACGGCGTGGCATAATTTTAAAGCGCTCTGATAAGCAGTGTTTAAGTAAAGCCGTATCTTTATAATCTATAAAGTCTATCTTTGCTTCTGTATATTTGCAATATTTTCTTGAATATTTTCTTTTTTCAGCCATTGTATATTCCTTAATTAAAATGGTATTGTTTCATCGTTATCGTATTTGTCAATATCTATCTCTGGTTCACTATGTCTTTGAGGTGCTCTTTGCTGTTGCTGATAGTTTCCTTGATTTTGATAGCTTTGGCTTTGGTTATAATTACCATAATTTGAGCTTTGATTATTATAATTATCAGGACTTGTATAACTATTTTGATTGTTGTAGCCACCATTATAGCCTTGGTTATTTGGATTATTGTATCCACCACCTTGAGTATTTTGGTTACCCCCCAACATCTCCATATTTTCCACAGTAACAGTATGCTTACTACGATTTTGTCCATTACTATCAGTCCACTGCTCAAATTTTAATCTGCCCTCAACAAGCAACTTTGAGCCCTTGTTTAGATATTGATTTGCTATTTCTGCCTGTTTTCCAAAAAATGTAATGTCGATAAAGCAGGTCTCTTCACGTCTTTCGCCATTTGTAGTAAATTTGCGAGTTACAGCTATGGCTGAGTTGCCTATAGCAGAGCCAGTTGTCGTGTATCGCAGCTCTATATCTCTTGTAAGATTTCCCACCAAAACGACTTTATTAAACATTTTTTATCCTTATTCTTCGCTAGCTGCCTCAGCTACTTCTACTTTTGGCTCTCTTGGGGCTCTAGGCTCGCGTACCTCTTTTTTGAGGCTTTGGCGAATACCCTTGCTTAAATTTTCCCACGCAGCTATCTCTCTTTTGTTTTCATACTTAACACTTAAAAAACGAATAATGTCCTCAGTTATACGTATAACCCTTGTCAACTCATTTAAAAGCGAAGGTGGTGCTTTGTAGTAGATTACAAAATAGGTGCCACGCTCATATTTTTTAATAGTATAAGCTAGCTTTCTTGTACCCATTTCAACAACAGATGCAATTTCGCCACCATTTTTAGTGATAATATCTTTCACAAACTCTAGTCTGGCTTTGGCTTCTTCTTCTGTAAGCGTAGGCTTTAGAATAAATAAAAGCTCATAATGTCTCATAGATTCTCCTTATGGATTTCGCCCGCCCTCGCGAGCAAGGATAGCTTAAGCTTAGGCTCAAGCAAGCCCAAAGTTTATCGAAAAAATGCTTAAGCTTTGCTTGATATTATGGATTGCAAGCTTAAAATCAATGATATGATAAGGGAATTTTTATCTATTTGAGAGCTACTTTTTAGCTTTAATTCAGCCTCATTTAAGGTTATGAAAATACTTTGATATTTAAGCAATGTAAGCCCCATGCTTTGCGTTTTTAATAAATTTGCAACATTCTGAGGAGGCGCGTAGCCAAGAGCCGCCTTAAGGTCAAACTTACCCGTACTTTTAATATAAGCATGAAGCCTAAAAAGCCTAGAAAATGACTTATATAAGGAATTTATAAATGCTATCTCGTTAAAGCCAGAGCTTTGCATTATCTCAAAAAGCTCCCTAGAAATAGGGCGAGCACTCATAAATTTATTAAAAAAATCATCAAAACTTATCTCCGAAAGCCCATAAACCAAAGCCCGCACCATATCCTCGTCAATATGGGTGCTTTGCGCTGCTAGTTTATTAAGCTCTGACGCCGCTAGATAGAGATTTTCATTATGTATGGTATATAGAGAATACAACGCGCCTTTAGTTATATTCAGCCCCATTTTTCCAGAATGCTTTGCAAGCAAGCCAACTGCCTCATCAGGGCTTTGTGGCTTAAAAAATCTAGCAAAATTCACCCCAAAAAGCTTTTGGGCATCCATAGCCATCTTTGCGTCTGCTTCATAAAATTCATACAAAAACCGTCCGCCATTTGCCTCGCAAGCCCTTAAAAGCTCTTTAAGCTCTTTTGCTGGGATTTTTTTATCACTTTTTAAATAAAGCACGTTTGTGCCTCCAAAAAGTGAGCTTTCAAAAAGATGAGCCCGCGCCCTAGAAAAGTCATACTCATCAAAATAAAAAGTGAGTAAATTTGGCTCATTTGCTGTATAAAGCCCCAAAATCTCGCGACCAAATAGCTCTATTTGATACTCGTCAGCCCCATAAAGCATAAAATAATTTGGAAATCTATCGCTAGATAAAAGCCACTCTAATTCTCGCCTATACACTCAAATCACCCCAGTTTTTTTACCACTTTTGCGATGATTTTTCCGCTTGCTATTTCAGCACTTTGAATTTTTACCAAAAGCTCAGTAAGAAGATCGCAGGTAAAATTACCAGCCACAAAAATCCTAGCTCCTTTTAGCTCGTCATCAAGCCTTGCTATTAGCTCAGTGCCATTTGACACAACGTAACAACGCACGATTTTACCTATATTTTCGCTAGCCCAGCGGGCAAATTTGCGGTCGATAAAATCAAACGCTACCCTGTCTGCCTCTCGTTCAAGCTCACTAAGTCTCTCACAAACTAGCTCGATACCATCTAGGATATAGTTTAGCTGTTTTTTGTCATTGTTTAAATTTGCCTTAAGAATGCGGTGCAAAATCAGATCCGAATACCGTCTAATTGGGCTTGTGAAATGGCTATAAGTACTAAATCCTAGCCCAAAATGCCCCTTGCTAATAGCCTCATACCCAGCCTTTTTCTGCGCTTTTATGATAAGCTTGTCTATCTCATCTGGATTTTGTAGCACCTCGGCGGCGATTTGAATTTTTCTTATTAATTTAGCAAGGTCGGGCTCATAAGTAAAATCAAGCCCTAAGCTAGCCAAATCGTCCAATAAATAGTGGATTTTTTTTAAATCAGGGGGCAGGTGGTTACGAAAAATACCAAATTTTATACGCTTTGCAGCCTCGCAGTTAGCCAGTAACATGCAGTCCTCGACAAGCTGATGGCTGTGGGTGTCGGTCTCAAAACGAGTGCTTTTTATTAGCCCACGCTCGTCAAGCTCAAGCCGAAGCTCATTTGTGCGAAAGCTAAAGGCGTTTTTAAGCCTTTTATCCCTAAGACGTTGAGTTATTTCGCCTAAGTCTCTTATAAATCCCAGCTCATCGGCATTATCACCAGCCAAAACGCCATCTATAAAATCATAATTATATCTCTTTTTTGATACTATTATCGCCTCAAAAAGCTCCGATTTTAACACATTTAAATCATCATCTAAATAAATTTTAAAACAAAAGGCAAGCCTAGGAATATCAGGCACCAAAGAGCAGATATTTTCACTTAAATTCCTAGGCAGCATAGGTACAGCCTTGTGTGGAAAATAGATAGAAAATCCACGCTCTTTTGCCTCTTTGTCTATGGGGCTAAATGGCGTTACATAAGCGCTCACATCGGCTATTGCAACATAGATAATGTGCTTTTTGGCATCATAATAAATCGCATCGTCAAAGTCCTTTGCGTCAACTGGGTCTATGGTGCAAAATGGAAGATGGCTTAAATCAACTCGATCTGGATACGAGGCAGCATCCACGCTTGTATAAGCCGCGGCTTGCAGCTCGCAAGCCTCGCCAAATTCATCGTTTTTATTATACAAAGCAAGCGATATTTTATCATCACAAAATGGATCGTTTAAATTCCCAACTACCTCAGTTATCTCATTTGTTGCATTGTTTATCTTTAATACAGTTCCAAGCGGCAGTGCTTTGAGACTTTTTTGGCTTGCCCTTAAAGCACTGGCAAGCCCTGTTTTAAAATTTACTCCAAGTATCGCAGCGCCGACTTGCTTTGTATAGACTAGGCTTGTGGCGTGAGCTGGCTTTAGTACCATTATGACTTTGGCTCGCGGCTTATTGCTTCTGCCTATTAATTTAGCTAAGACTATATCGCCTAGGTGCGCGCCATTTAAGTTTTTATTTTCTATTATTATGTCACTTTTAAATTTATCACTAAAAGCGCTTAAATACCCAGTGCCATTAGAGCTAACATCAAGTCTACCAGAAATAAAAGAATTATTTAAATAAAATGTATTTTTATGCTCATTTGCTGCGCCGATAGAGAGGAGGTTTTTAATACACTCTCTATTCTCGGGGCGCAAATCCTGCGCTTTTACGCCATTTTCAAGTGTGGATAAAAATCTTCTCACAAATTATCTTTGACTTTTGTTACAACCATTAAAAATGTATCTTTATCAAATTTATATCTGTCAAGTAGCGGAAGCGTTGCGTCTATACTATCTTTATTTAACTGTCCAAAGATATTTATCGCTGTTTTTATAACCTTAATAGCCCTTGCGTACTCAAGCACGTTATCAGGCGCATCTTCTGGATTGTTTGCGTGAAGTATGGTGCTCACAAGCTCACTTTCTAAGTTCCACTGCTCAAATATCTCAGCCGCGACCTCCTCATTTGTAATACCCATCATATTAAGCTCAAGCTCAGAAAGCTCATCAGGGGTAGAAATAAGCCTAATATGCGAACCAAACTCGGCGTCTTTATGCGTCTCAATCAGCTCGTGAGCTAGGACGATTTTGCCGATTTCTAGCATAAATGAGGCCGGAGAGAGTATTTCTAGGGCTTGTGGACGTATCTTAGAATACCAATTATACATTAGCGCTGTTTGAGCCATCGAAATATTTAAAAATGAGTGGGTAGATATATTATAAGGTTCTAAATTTATAGAAAAGTTTTTCTTTACTGCGCTTGAGAGAGCAAAACCCCTTACTGTCGCCATACCAAACAGTGATATAGCACGAGATATAGAGGTTATTTCCTTACTAAAACCGTAAAGCGGACTATTTGCCGAGCGCAGGATATTGGCTGTTAGCATGGGGTCTTTTTCTATTATTTTAGTTAGGTCATTTACTGAGCTATTCTCATCACTGCAAATTCGCTGTATCTGTATAACCGTATCATCAAGTGGTGGCAAAGCTTTTATTTTTTTATAAATTGAGTCGTTCATTGCTTTCTTCTTTTTTGAAATTTTGATTGTATTTTATCCTAAATAAGCTTAAAATTTTTAATTTTCAGCGATATTTGAGCCTTTTAGTGATACAATTTCGCTCACATTTTAAACAAAAGGATCAAAATGGCAGTAACTATTTATTACGACAAAGATTGTGACTTAAGCATAATCAAAAGTAAAAAAGTCGCTATGGTAGGCTTTGGCTCACAAGGACACGCTCACGCTGAAAATCTCCGTGATAGCGGTGTCGAGGTAATCGTGGGTCTAAGAGAGGGTGGCGCTAGCTGGAGTAAAGCTGTAGCAAAGGGCTTTAAGGTCGCAAGTGTGGCCGAGGCCACAAAACTGGCTGATGTCATTATGATCCTAGCTCCAGATGAGCATCAAAAAGAGATTTTTGAAAACGAAATAAAGCCAAATTTAAGCGAAGGCAAGGCGATAGCTTTTGCTCACGGCTTTAACATCCACTACGGACAGATCGTGCCTCCAAAGGGCGTTGATTGCATTATGATAGCGCCAAAAGCCCCAGGACACACCGTGCGGAATGAATTTGTAAATGGTGGCGGCATACCTGATCTAATCGCCGTCGCACAAGACGCAAGCGGTAAGGCAAAGCAGATAGCCCTAAGCTACGCAAGCGCTATAGGCGGGGGCAGAAGCGGCATAATCGAGACTACATTTAAAGATGAAACCGAGACCGATTTGTTTGGCGAACAAGCCGTGCTATGCGGTGGCCTATGCGCACTAATTAACGCTGGCTTTGAGACCCTAGTTGAGGCTGGATATGAGCCTGAGATGGCGTATTTTGAGTGCTTGCACGAGATGAAGCTAATCGTAGATCTAATCTATGCTGGCGGTATGGCTGATATGCGCTATTCTATCTCAAACACGGCTGAATTTGGCGATTATGTAAGTGGCGGCAGAGTGATAAACGAAGAGAGCAAAAAGGCTATGAAGGGCATTTTAAAAGACATTCAAGACGGCACTTTTGCTAAAAATTTCATCCTAGAAAAGCAAGCAGGATATGTAAAAATGAACGCCGAAAGAAAGCTTTCAGCCCAAGCTGAAATAACCAAAACTGGCGAAAAACTACGTGCTATGATGCCGTGGATAAACGCTGGCAAGCTAATAGATAAAGATAAAAACTAAGCTATATTTAGTGGCAAGAAAAACGTCAAAAAAACGCAAAAGCGCGGATAAAAACTCGCACCTAAAAAGGCTAAACTATGCACTTGCTGGCTTAGCCTTGTGTGCTATATTTGGACTTGGGTATTATTCATATACCCAGCTTTTGCCTACAAGAGACAGCATAAATGAAATAAATTCTAAAAACGACACAAAAGATACTCAGCAAATAAGCCAAAATGGCAAAAAAGAGGTTATCATCGGCAAACCACTAGAGCCTATAAAGCACAAAAAATATGAATTTGATAAAAACGAAAACTTAAGCCAAATATTTTTCAAAAATAATAAAAACGAAAAAACAGAGCAAGCCAAAAGTGAAAATAGTGAAAAAAACACAAATTTAAGCCCTGATTTAAGCAAAACACAAGAAAACCAAAATCAAGAGGCAAAAAACAAAAGCCAAGTCAATAGCAAACAAAATGAAAAAAAAGAGCAAATCGATAGATTGCAAATAGAAAAAAACGAAGTAAAAAAAGAAATCACCGAAAAAGAGCAAAATAAAAAAACAGAAAAATCCATAGAAAAAACGCCAAAAATTTATCCAAATTATACAAAACCGCCAAAACAATTTCTCCCTGGTAGCAAAAAAGCTCAACCAACCATACACCTAGCAAACAAACCTAGACTAGTGATAATAATCGATGACATAGCCACAAAGGCGCACGCTGCCATGGTACGCTCAATCGGACTAAAAATAACACCATCTATATTTCCGCCTACAAGCGCACACCCAGACACACCGCGCATAGCAGATGAGTTTAGCTCCTTTATGATACACCTACCACTTGAGGCGATTAAATTTAATAAACCTGAGCCAAATACACTAAAAGATAGTGATAGCTATGAGCACATAAGCTCTATATTAAAAAAGGTAAGAAAAGACTTCCCAAAGGCAAAATACATCAACAATCACACAGGCTCTAAATTCACAAGCTCAGAACAAGCCATGATAAAACTACTAAGAGCGAGTTTAATTTATGATTTTACATTTTTGGATTCGCGGACAACGCAATACTCAAAGGTAGCATCAGCTAGCGAAAAACTTGGACTTGGATACATAGGAAGGGATGTTTTTCTAGACGACGATGAGGCTGCAAATGAGGTAAAAAAAGAGCTAGAAAAAGCCGTATCTATGGCTAAAAAAAGAGGCTATGCCATAGCCATAGGTCATCCAAAACCAAATACAATAAACACAATAAAAGCCCAAAAAAATGGGCTTTTAAAAGACGTTGATGTAGTATATTTTTCGGAGCTTTATCATTGAAAATCCTCACAAAAGACGAGCTACCAAAATCCCTAAACAGACTTAACACAAAAGTAGACCCAGAGGTAAAATCACTATATGCCATAGGTGAAACAAAGCTTCTTGAGCTGCCAAAAATAGCAATAGTAGGCTCAAGAAAAGCAAGTGTATACACAAAAGAGCTGGTTAGTCAGCTAGCAAGCACTCTTGCAAGCCGAGAAATCTGCGTAGTAAGTGGGGCTGCCCTTGGCGTAGATATAGCTGCTCATACAGCGGCACTTGGGCACACTATAGCGGTTTTTGGAAATGGCGTGGATGTAATCTACCCTAAATCAAATTCAAACACCATTAAAAAAATACTCCAAACATCACTAGCAATCAGCGAATATCCCTCCCAAACACCACCTCTAGCCCACCATTTCTTACAAAGAAACCGCATAGTAGTGGCGCTCTCTCAGGCGCTTGTCATCGCACAAGCAGACCAACAAAGCGGCACAATGGCAAGTGCAAACATAGCCCAGCGGCTTGGAGTGCCTATTTATGTGCTACCGCAACGTTTAAGCGAGAGCAGGGGTAGCAATATGCTATTAGAGCAGGGCAAGGCTAGCCTTTTGGCTGATTTTGAGGCTTTTAGTGATAAATTTGCAAGCAATAAAAAGGCTCTTAAAGCGCAACTTAAGGATAGTAATGATGAGATACTTAGATATTGCAAGGACGGAGCTATGCTCGATGATATGCTAGCTAAATTTGGAGACATCATATATGAGTATGAGCTTGACGGAAAAATAGAGATTAAAAACTTAAGAGTATTTGCAAATTAAATTTATACATTTGAGGCATAATGGCAAAAATAATAGGATTAGACATAGGACTTAAGCGCATAGGAGTGGCTTTTAGTGATGGCAAAATCACGGTACCACTAAATCCTATCATACGCAAAAATAGAAATCAAGCAGCAAACGAGGTACGAGAAGTATTAAGCGAATACAAAGCAGATACTCTTGTAATAGGCGTGCCGCTAGGTGGCGGTAGCGAGGACGAAATGAAAAGACGGGTTGAGCATTTTGCAAGTTTGCTTGATTTTCATGGCAAGCTTGAGTATGTAAATGAAGCATACTCAAGCAGCGAAGCGAGCGATCTTTACACAAGCAGCAAAAGAGACGGCAGGCTTGATAGTATGTCGGCAATGATAATTCTTAATAGATACTTAAAACTATAAGGCTAGAAAATGGTAGGTATATTTGATTCTGGGCTTGGGGGACTTAGTGTACTTGAGCTAGCACTGCGCACAGCAGAACTTAAAAACGAGCGATTTTTATACTACGCAGATCGAGAGCACGTACCATACGGCACAAAAGAACAAGAGCAGATAATAAAATACTCAATAAATGCGACTGATTTTTTAATAAGCCAAGGCGCAAAATCTGTAATAGTAGCATGTAATACTGCAACTTCTGCGG belongs to Campylobacter sp. 19-13652 and includes:
- the ilvC gene encoding ketol-acid reductoisomerase, with the protein product MAVTIYYDKDCDLSIIKSKKVAMVGFGSQGHAHAENLRDSGVEVIVGLREGGASWSKAVAKGFKVASVAEATKLADVIMILAPDEHQKEIFENEIKPNLSEGKAIAFAHGFNIHYGQIVPPKGVDCIMIAPKAPGHTVRNEFVNGGGIPDLIAVAQDASGKAKQIALSYASAIGGGRSGIIETTFKDETETDLFGEQAVLCGGLCALINAGFETLVEAGYEPEMAYFECLHEMKLIVDLIYAGGMADMRYSISNTAEFGDYVSGGRVINEESKKAMKGILKDIQDGTFAKNFILEKQAGYVKMNAERKLSAQAEITKTGEKLRAMMPWINAGKLIDKDKN
- a CDS encoding divergent polysaccharide deacetylase family protein — translated: MARKTSKKRKSADKNSHLKRLNYALAGLALCAIFGLGYYSYTQLLPTRDSINEINSKNDTKDTQQISQNGKKEVIIGKPLEPIKHKKYEFDKNENLSQIFFKNNKNEKTEQAKSENSEKNTNLSPDLSKTQENQNQEAKNKSQVNSKQNEKKEQIDRLQIEKNEVKKEITEKEQNKKTEKSIEKTPKIYPNYTKPPKQFLPGSKKAQPTIHLANKPRLVIIIDDIATKAHAAMVRSIGLKITPSIFPPTSAHPDTPRIADEFSSFMIHLPLEAIKFNKPEPNTLKDSDSYEHISSILKKVRKDFPKAKYINNHTGSKFTSSEQAMIKLLRASLIYDFTFLDSRTTQYSKVASASEKLGLGYIGRDVFLDDDEAANEVKKELEKAVSMAKKRGYAIAIGHPKPNTINTIKAQKNGLLKDVDVVYFSELYH
- a CDS encoding YihY family inner membrane protein, with protein sequence MNKFKHIITLVLSIKDKQLMHYASSLSFHTVTAIIPILLLSFSIFTKLPSFENYYEKIKKFIFTAMLPSHQEVVSEYVEKFLTNSFGVGLVGFGAMLLTSVMFFTDYQYVVNKIMDTQKPRGFWASLSSYWTLITMAPLGLALSFYLSSKAQDILSSSEYTSWINILSIFPYLVIWAIFFATYLISASDPLPAKYAALGSFLASLVWYACKSAFIYYATSNQTYSSMYGSFSIMFFFLIWVHISWVIFLYGLKVCALLTHRNNTKK
- a CDS encoding DNA-processing protein DprA, whose amino-acid sequence is MKILTKDELPKSLNRLNTKVDPEVKSLYAIGETKLLELPKIAIVGSRKASVYTKELVSQLASTLASREICVVSGAALGVDIAAHTAALGHTIAVFGNGVDVIYPKSNSNTIKKILQTSLAISEYPSQTPPLAHHFLQRNRIVVALSQALVIAQADQQSGTMASANIAQRLGVPIYVLPQRLSESRGSNMLLEQGKASLLADFEAFSDKFASNKKALKAQLKDSNDEILRYCKDGAMLDDMLAKFGDIIYEYELDGKIEIKNLRVFAN
- the holA gene encoding DNA polymerase III subunit delta translates to MYRRELEWLLSSDRFPNYFMLYGADEYQIELFGREILGLYTANEPNLLTFYFDEYDFSRARAHLFESSLFGGTNVLYLKSDKKIPAKELKELLRACEANGGRFLYEFYEADAKMAMDAQKLFGVNFARFFKPQSPDEAVGLLAKHSGKMGLNITKGALYSLYTIHNENLYLAASELNKLAAQSTHIDEDMVRALVYGLSEISFDDFFNKFMSARPISRELFEIMQSSGFNEIAFINSLYKSFSRLFRLHAYIKSTGKFDLKAALGYAPPQNVANLLKTQSMGLTLLKYQSIFITLNEAELKLKSSSQIDKNSLIISLILSLQSIISSKA
- the rpsR gene encoding 30S ribosomal protein S18: MAEKRKYSRKYCKYTEAKIDFIDYKDTALLKHCLSERFKIMPRRLTGTSKKYQEMVERAIKRARHAAIIPYVVSTNEVVANPFEGL
- a CDS encoding ribonuclease R family protein, which produces MRRFLSTLENGVKAQDLRPENRECIKNLLSIGAANEHKNTFYLNNSFISGRLDVSSNGTGYLSAFSDKFKSDIIIENKNLNGAHLGDIVLAKLIGRSNKPRAKVIMVLKPAHATSLVYTKQVGAAILGVNFKTGLASALRASQKSLKALPLGTVLKINNATNEITEVVGNLNDPFCDDKISLALYNKNDEFGEACELQAAAYTSVDAASYPDRVDLSHLPFCTIDPVDAKDFDDAIYYDAKKHIIYVAIADVSAYVTPFSPIDKEAKERGFSIYFPHKAVPMLPRNLSENICSLVPDIPRLAFCFKIYLDDDLNVLKSELFEAIIVSKKRYNYDFIDGVLAGDNADELGFIRDLGEITQRLRDKRLKNAFSFRTNELRLELDERGLIKSTRFETDTHSHQLVEDCMLLANCEAAKRIKFGIFRNHLPPDLKKIHYLLDDLASLGLDFTYEPDLAKLIRKIQIAAEVLQNPDEIDKLIIKAQKKAGYEAISKGHFGLGFSTYSHFTSPIRRYSDLILHRILKANLNNDKKQLNYILDGIELVCERLSELEREADRVAFDFIDRKFARWASENIGKIVRCYVVSNGTELIARLDDELKGARIFVAGNFTCDLLTELLVKIQSAEIASGKIIAKVVKKLG
- the rpsF gene encoding 30S ribosomal protein S6 yields the protein MRHYELLFILKPTLTEEEAKARLEFVKDIITKNGGEIASVVEMGTRKLAYTIKKYERGTYFVIYYKAPPSLLNELTRVIRITEDIIRFLSVKYENKREIAAWENLSKGIRQSLKKEVREPRAPREPKVEVAEAASEE
- the ruvX gene encoding Holliday junction resolvase RuvX, producing MAKIIGLDIGLKRIGVAFSDGKITVPLNPIIRKNRNQAANEVREVLSEYKADTLVIGVPLGGGSEDEMKRRVEHFASLLDFHGKLEYVNEAYSSSEASDLYTSSKRDGRLDSMSAMIILNRYLKL
- a CDS encoding single-stranded DNA-binding protein, with protein sequence MFNKVVLVGNLTRDIELRYTTTGSAIGNSAIAVTRKFTTNGERREETCFIDITFFGKQAEIANQYLNKGSKLLVEGRLKFEQWTDSNGQNRSKHTVTVENMEMLGGNQNTQGGGYNNPNNQGYNGGYNNQNSYTSPDNYNNQSSNYGNYNQSQSYQNQGNYQQQQRAPQRHSEPEIDIDKYDNDETIPF
- a CDS encoding HDOD domain-containing protein; this encodes MNDSIYKKIKALPPLDDTVIQIQRICSDENSSVNDLTKIIEKDPMLTANILRSANSPLYGFSKEITSISRAISLFGMATVRGFALSSAVKKNFSINLEPYNISTHSFLNISMAQTALMYNWYSKIRPQALEILSPASFMLEIGKIVLAHELIETHKDAEFGSHIRLISTPDELSELELNMMGITNEEVAAEIFEQWNLESELVSTILHANNPEDAPDNVLEYARAIKVIKTAINIFGQLNKDSIDATLPLLDRYKFDKDTFLMVVTKVKDNL